The following is a genomic window from Nitrospira sp..
TAACGGCGCCGTCGCACAGCGCCATCCACTCCCCAGCGGACGGATCGATGGATGCGAGTTCGCGCAGCTGACCCCTCACCTGACCAAGCGACCCCAGCAGCGAGGCGTCATCGCCATACAGCGCGCCATAGGCACCTTGGGATAATTCGCTGAGCCGCTGCGAATGGGCCAGCCGGTTGCGGTCGGCCTGCAACGCCTCCTCCTCCCCTGGTTTGAGATTAGCCTCCTGCAATTCACGGTGCTGGAACCGCAGCAGCTCCTCGCGCTGCGCGCGCTCAGCCAAGCGTGCCCGCAGCAACTCACAATCCTGTTGTTGCGCGCGCCATTCGTGGTAGGCCTGTGTATAGGGCTGCCGGATGTCCTGCGCGTGGGCGAAGGCATCCAGCGCGTACAATTGGGAGTGGGCGGAAAGCAGCGATTGCTGCTCGTGCTGGCCGTGAATGTCAATAAGGGTTCCGGCAAGGCTTTGGAGTGTCTTGAGCGGTGTCAGACTGCCGTTGAGATAAAGCTTATGCCGACCGGTCCGCGAGAGGACCCGTCGGACAATTACTTCCGTCTCACCCTCACCTAGCAGCCCCGCTTCGCGCAACCGGAACCCCAGCGGATTGTCAGCGGGAACCGTGAAGGCTGCCTCCAGAACGGCTTCCTCCTCCCCCGCGCGGATAAACCCCTCGTCCGCGCGGCCGCCGACCAGCAGCGTGAGGGCATCGACGATGATGGATTTCCCGGCGCCGGTTTCGCCGGTCAGAACATGGAGCCCGTGCGCACACTCGAGGCTGAGCTGGTCGATGATTGCGAACTTGGCGATGCGCAGCTCAGTGAGCATGCAGGAAGTGTGACGTATGAATGATGCAGGCGAACCGCGAGCGAAAAAATGGGGGGCCTTCCCCCGACGTTCATCCTTCAGACGGCCCCGGGGATACTGTTCCGGTCAGGCCGTCTTGGACACCTGGGCCAGCAACGAATCGAGCACCCCTTTAAACTTCTGCTTGGGCAGGGCCCCGACCAGCCGGTCAACCGGCTGCCCGTTTTTGAAGATCAGGATGGTCGGGATGCTCATCACCTGATACTTGCCGGCAATCTCGGGATTTTCATCCGTATTGAGTTTTGCGACTGTAACCTTGCCGGCGTACTCGACCGCCAGCTCGTCGATGATCGGCGCAATCATCTGGCAGGGCCCGCACCAAACTGCCCAGAAATCCACGAGCACCAGCCCCGGTGACTGCATCACCGTGGCATCCCAGCTCGCTTCGTCCACCTTCAACGCATGTCCCACAGGCCTGCCTCCTTCAACTCAGTTGCACTCACACTCACCGGCGGCATCGTACACGACGGTCTTTTTGACTGTCAACAACGGCGCCACACGCGCAGTGCCCCATGCGTCAGCTCCATGCCAGAGGGACGCCCGCTCACCCGGCCCGCGGCGGCACCACACGCCAGGGCACTTGCGGTCCCCACCATCTAGTCGTGGCTACTTTGTCCAGCCGCGGCCGCCATGGCGGCCGGTACATCGGCCGGCCGACGCTCTTAGCAATGATCTCAGTGGCTCTGCGCTCAGATGGCCGGCAGTGGTCAGTGCAATTAGAGCGTGCCCCGCCAGATGCACATCCGCCTGCTCAACTTGGACCCACGGCTTGACTGCAACCAGATAATCCAGAGAGCCATTGAGCACATGATCGCGATAGGTCAGGGGCACATCGCTCTGGGACGCCAGCAACTTGGCGACTCCTGCTGCTAGGCCTCAATCACTTGCCGGGAATCTGCAGTCGCGCGACCATACTTGTGCGCCTCCCTGCTGGAATTGCCCCTGCGCACATCGGCAGGTGACACGGGCGGTTGTTCGCAAGCTAGCTCTCACACCAGCAGTCCTGCTGACCACGCACAATACTGGTGCCTGTCTCAGGGGCGTGGAGCTCCCCCCGGTGCATCAGCCGGGTACGGAGCCAGTGGCCGGCCATAGGGACCGCCGGGTGTCGCCCACGGCAGCCCTCGTTCACCGATAAGTAATGGACTGAGAATGGATTTCACCACAGCGGTGCCGAAATTTTCTGTCCACCCGATGCCAGTCAAACTGATCATGAAATTATACGACTCCCGATCTGGGAATCTGAGGTAATAGAAGCCTGCGGACCAGCATTTACACGGATTCTGATAGAGAGCCACCACGTCCGTTTCCGGACTGTTGGTTTTCT
Proteins encoded in this region:
- the trxA gene encoding thioredoxin → MGHALKVDEASWDATVMQSPGLVLVDFWAVWCGPCQMIAPIIDELAVEYAGKVTVAKLNTDENPEIAGKYQVMSIPTILIFKNGQPVDRLVGALPKQKFKGVLDSLLAQVSKTA